The Streptococcus marmotae genome contains the following window.
ATTCCCAACTTTTCCAAATAAGGTAATCGGCTCGTAATCCCTTTTATATCACCAATCCCATCTCCATTTGAGTCTTGAAAACTTCGAGGATACACTTGATAAATGACCGCGTTTTTCCACCAATCTGTTTTCATTATTCCACTGTTCCTTTCTTTAACTCCTTTATGATGTGCGCTGGTTTGCTACGATAACATTATCTCCAAAAGACTTCGTGACAACGGAACCTGGTCCAACTACGGCATTGCCGCCTAAGACAACTCCTACCAAGATCATTGCTCCTTCACCAATCCATATATTATCTCCAATTGTAATCGGTTCTCCGTATTCTAGGCCTACACTCCTATTCTCTGCCTCAAGCAAATGCATGGCTGTATAGGTCCTAGCATAGTATTATTACCGATTGTCCCCAAGCAGGTATCTAAGACTACCCAGCCAGAATTAGCAAAAAAATCCTCTCCAACAGAGACATTTGAACCATAAGGCGTTTCGACAGCATTACGTTTACCAGTCCCACCTAAGATTCTTTCGTCATTTGCAAACGCTTTAAACATATAACTACTGATTTACTCGTTCGCACATTTTACAAGCCTGCAAACGAAGATAATCAATTCGTCATCAGCTGCATTATAAAGCAGACCGTTAACATCTTTTCTTTTTCTGTCATGACGACCTCCTACTTAAAAGATCGAGGAATATAACTATTTTCACTCA
Protein-coding sequences here:
- a CDS encoding DapH/DapD/GlmU-related protein — encoded protein: MHLLEAENRSVGLEYGEPITIGDNIWIGEGAMILVGVVLGGNAVVGPGSVVTKSFGDNVIVANQRTS